Proteins from one Natrinema salinisoli genomic window:
- a CDS encoding PGF-CTERM sorting domain-containing protein yields MSFSNHTKTVIGIAFLTVSLAAMAAIGMAAVTDMANEQVQFDNESNLTVGVDWNESAASDATADVTVQHESAYQIDNDTVTDSHLNSTTLSGTTAEFDTANVTDGTSYDVELDSSATTVTVPASDINETDGTVDLSAHTSDSITADDTILSATVMADDVVSDSFTADPGNETNATYTESDGLVDGTSYRVIVSADDTEADSVTVDDGSIGGLFGGSSDGTPGFGVGVAIAAIAAAGAVARRKTGGS; encoded by the coding sequence ATGAGTTTTTCAAATCACACCAAGACGGTTATCGGAATCGCCTTCCTGACGGTCTCTCTCGCGGCGATGGCGGCGATCGGGATGGCGGCGGTGACGGACATGGCGAACGAACAAGTGCAGTTCGACAACGAGTCGAACCTGACGGTCGGCGTCGACTGGAACGAGTCGGCGGCCTCCGACGCGACCGCCGACGTGACGGTGCAGCACGAGTCGGCCTACCAGATCGACAACGACACGGTGACCGACTCGCACCTGAACAGTACGACCCTGAGCGGAACGACCGCCGAGTTCGACACAGCCAACGTGACGGACGGCACCAGCTACGATGTCGAGCTCGACTCGAGCGCGACGACGGTGACCGTCCCGGCCTCGGACATCAACGAGACCGACGGCACCGTTGACCTGTCCGCGCACACGTCCGACTCGATCACCGCCGACGACACGATCCTCTCGGCCACAGTCATGGCCGACGACGTGGTGAGCGATTCGTTCACCGCCGATCCCGGCAACGAAACGAACGCGACCTACACCGAGTCCGACGGCCTCGTCGACGGGACGAGCTACCGAGTGATCGTCTCGGCCGACGACACGGAAGCCGATTCCGTCACCGTCGACGACGGCTCGATCGGCGGCCTGTTCGGAGGGAGTTCCGACGGCACGCCCGGCTTCGGTGTCGGCGTCGCGATCGCGGCGATCGCGGCGGCCGGCGCGGTCGCTCGCCGAAAGACTGGAGGGTCGTAG
- a CDS encoding type IV pilin, translating to MDLKQHRSKLIGNDDERAVSPVIGVILMVAITVILAAVIAAFVLDLGQSQSASPSAGFQFEENSGTLSVTLISEDRVDDSPNYQVTSSGHSFSSGITDVGDSSEISSWSSGESVTITATYQGETGVVAQYSG from the coding sequence ATGGATTTGAAACAACACAGATCGAAGCTGATTGGAAACGACGACGAACGAGCAGTATCGCCAGTTATTGGCGTGATTCTGATGGTTGCAATCACTGTCATTCTCGCGGCCGTGATCGCCGCATTCGTGCTCGATCTTGGACAAAGCCAGAGTGCGAGTCCATCTGCTGGATTCCAGTTCGAGGAAAATTCGGGTACGCTATCAGTCACACTGATATCAGAGGACCGGGTTGACGACAGTCCGAACTACCAGGTCACGAGTAGTGGCCATAGTTTCAGTAGTGGCATTACCGACGTTGGCGATAGCTCTGAAATCAGCAGCTGGTCCTCTGGTGAAAGTGTGACCATCACAGCAACGTACCAAGGCGAAACCGGTGTCGTTGCTCAGTACTCCGGATAA
- a CDS encoding 30S ribosomal protein S27ae, protein MARHELYGDDGSTEGELCPRCGDVFLADHGDRKHCGKCSYTEWE, encoded by the coding sequence ATGGCACGACACGAGCTCTACGGCGACGACGGCAGCACCGAAGGGGAACTCTGTCCCCGCTGCGGTGACGTCTTCCTCGCCGACCACGGCGACCGCAAGCACTGCGGGAAGTGCAGCTACACCGAGTGGGAGTAA
- a CDS encoding 30S ribosomal protein S24e: MDVDIISETENPMLHRTDVTFELVHEDATPSRLQVRDSLAAKLNKDADEVVIRKLDTKFGMRKTVGQAKVYDTADSARDVEQDHMLERNKIGADEEAEADAEPEAEEA; the protein is encoded by the coding sequence ATGGACGTCGACATCATCTCCGAAACGGAGAACCCCATGTTGCATCGAACTGACGTGACCTTCGAACTCGTCCACGAGGACGCCACGCCCTCCCGGCTGCAGGTTCGCGACAGCCTCGCGGCGAAGCTGAACAAGGACGCCGACGAGGTCGTCATCCGCAAACTCGACACCAAGTTCGGGATGCGCAAGACCGTCGGTCAGGCGAAGGTCTACGACACGGCCGACTCCGCTCGCGACGTCGAGCAAGACCACATGCTCGAGCGCAACAAGATCGGCGCGGACGAAGAGGCCGAGGCCGACGCGGAACCCGAAGCGGAGGAAGCATAA
- a CDS encoding lipid II:glycine glycyltransferase FemX: MAQKTGGSGRSSVHRIGSLFSNRIGRSVRNGGSNLEVDVVDSIQDLRKDRWNGIVERSSRGSVFHRYEWLEAIETGLGYTPKHLVVTKDGNAIGGMPNFVVEIEKTPFDRLSSLYPGFGGPVLPTDTTDAIERVIRAVPTLCRGRTIVHQIRGLDTSYLRYNDFLQSRGYEPYRRECRFRLDLTAGHDEILANMSRTRRRGIERGRDGDYEIVEEEITRENLKRFHRTYERVMDRVGGEVYPFSFFEALQPMASRLLLLTIRIDGEYAGGMLELLDEERDSVHGFFAAIPQEYFDDHASELLYDHVFQWGIDHGYETYDFGSTTTDFEDGVYRFKEGFGGRAVPVLVWERGCSPLWPLVKAGRAMYWPYYT, from the coding sequence ATGGCACAAAAGACGGGCGGCTCCGGTCGCTCGAGCGTCCATCGGATCGGGTCGCTGTTCTCGAATCGGATCGGTCGATCCGTGAGAAACGGGGGGTCGAATCTCGAGGTGGACGTGGTCGATTCGATTCAGGACCTGCGGAAGGATCGATGGAACGGTATCGTCGAGCGCTCGAGTCGCGGTAGCGTGTTCCACCGCTACGAGTGGCTCGAGGCGATCGAGACGGGGCTCGGCTATACCCCGAAACACCTCGTGGTGACCAAGGACGGGAACGCGATCGGGGGGATGCCGAACTTCGTGGTGGAGATCGAGAAGACGCCGTTCGATCGCCTCTCGTCGCTCTATCCCGGTTTCGGGGGGCCGGTGCTTCCGACGGACACGACCGACGCGATCGAACGTGTTATTCGAGCCGTCCCGACGCTCTGCCGGGGGAGGACGATCGTCCACCAGATCCGCGGGCTGGATACCAGCTACCTCCGGTACAACGATTTCCTCCAGTCGCGCGGGTACGAGCCGTATCGGCGGGAGTGTCGGTTCCGCCTCGATCTCACTGCGGGCCACGATGAGATCCTGGCGAACATGAGCCGGACACGACGGCGCGGGATCGAACGCGGGCGGGACGGCGATTACGAAATCGTCGAGGAGGAGATCACCCGAGAGAACCTCAAGCGATTTCATCGAACCTACGAACGCGTCATGGACCGCGTTGGCGGGGAGGTGTATCCGTTCTCGTTCTTCGAGGCGCTGCAACCGATGGCGTCGCGGCTCCTCTTGCTGACGATTCGTATCGACGGCGAGTACGCGGGTGGGATGCTCGAGCTACTCGACGAGGAGCGCGATTCGGTCCACGGGTTCTTCGCAGCCATCCCGCAGGAGTACTTCGACGATCACGCGTCGGAGCTCCTCTACGACCACGTCTTCCAGTGGGGGATCGACCACGGCTACGAGACGTACGACTTCGGCAGTACGACCACGGACTTCGAGGACGGCGTCTACCGATTCAAGGAGGGGTTCGGCGGTCGGGCCGTGCCGGTCCTCGTCTGGGAACGGGGATGCAGTCCCCTCTGGCCGCTGGTAAAGGCCGGACGGGCAATGTACTGGCCCTACTACACATGA
- a CDS encoding tyrosine-type recombinase/integrase — protein sequence MSDGLQPLSPENGVDRFLRHHRPGVRETSFRNAKHRLSVFLEWCDERDIENLNDLDGRELADFVDWRRADVAPITLQKQLSSVRQALRWWADIEAVEEGLAEKLHSPDLPDGAQSKDVFLEPQRAKAALEYFDRHHYGSRDHALIALLWRTGMRRSAAQSIDVDDLEPDDHAVRVEHRPDTGTTLKNGDDGNRWVYLGPKWFAVLTAYRDNPDRPRVTDDHGRQPLFTSQQGTRPTSDTIYKWVVRALHPCTYQECPHDETPRSCDARGSDGHPAQCPSARSPHAIRRGAITHHLNQETTPEIVSERMDVSLEVLYEHYDARTEREKMEVRRENLP from the coding sequence ATGAGTGACGGGCTGCAACCGTTGTCCCCGGAGAATGGGGTCGATCGGTTCCTCCGTCATCACCGACCCGGTGTCCGCGAGACATCGTTTCGGAACGCGAAACACCGCCTGTCGGTCTTCCTCGAGTGGTGTGACGAGCGTGATATCGAGAACCTGAACGACCTCGATGGGCGCGAGCTTGCCGATTTCGTCGACTGGCGACGAGCCGATGTCGCGCCGATCACCCTCCAGAAACAGCTGAGTAGCGTTCGGCAGGCGCTTCGGTGGTGGGCCGATATCGAGGCCGTCGAGGAAGGTCTCGCGGAGAAGCTCCACTCGCCGGACCTTCCCGACGGGGCACAGTCCAAGGACGTCTTTTTGGAACCCCAGCGAGCAAAGGCGGCGCTCGAGTACTTCGACCGGCATCACTACGGTTCGCGGGACCACGCGCTGATCGCACTGCTCTGGCGGACGGGGATGCGCCGAAGCGCTGCGCAGTCGATCGACGTGGACGACCTCGAGCCGGACGATCACGCTGTTCGTGTAGAACATCGGCCCGACACCGGGACGACGCTAAAGAATGGCGATGACGGGAACCGCTGGGTCTATCTCGGGCCGAAGTGGTTCGCCGTTCTCACCGCGTATCGAGATAATCCGGATCGGCCGAGAGTAACCGACGATCACGGTCGTCAGCCGCTGTTTACGAGCCAACAGGGGACGCGACCGACGAGCGATACCATCTACAAGTGGGTCGTCCGGGCGCTGCATCCCTGCACATACCAAGAGTGTCCGCACGACGAGACGCCGCGCTCGTGCGACGCTCGAGGGAGCGACGGGCACCCAGCACAGTGCCCGTCGGCGCGATCACCCCATGCTATCCGTCGGGGAGCGATCACACATCACCTCAATCAGGAGACGACGCCGGAGATCGTCAGCGAGCGCATGGACGTGTCGCTCGAGGTCCTGTACGAACACTACGACGCCCGAACCGAACGCGAGAAGATGGAAGTCCGACGCGAGAACCTGCCGTAA
- a CDS encoding winged helix-turn-helix domain-containing protein, protein MTQADDRILETLADSNLILSPRVLSANIDYSRHYLSTRLGTLRDAGLVDRVDEGLYQITDRGRAYLEGELDTEDLEE, encoded by the coding sequence ATGACACAAGCCGACGATCGCATCCTCGAGACCCTCGCGGATAGCAATTTGATTCTCTCACCGCGTGTCCTCTCGGCTAATATCGACTATTCGCGACACTATCTGAGTACACGGCTCGGTACGCTTCGCGATGCCGGCCTCGTCGATCGCGTCGACGAAGGCCTTTACCAGATCACCGATCGAGGACGTGCGTATCTCGAGGGAGAATTGGACACTGAGGACTTAGAGGAATAG
- a CDS encoding helix-turn-helix domain-containing protein, giving the protein MRCVTYTLTPTRGYFDRGAERLRERGVTFESILDIDRLEDGTIITQKVVRGDRSPVREALEETGDAVVDYQLTDTDGTTILQLHYRPSELVDELLGIHHRHAVLLDYPLAYIGPENRSLRVAEIGRETALRRVLEETRALVDVEIERLGNYDPSEERAFADLTERQREVLRVAVEEGYYEEPRQVTYEDIASQLDCSTGTVGQHLRRIEARLMSTLVAGDERCSETDRDRDPAPSRSVR; this is encoded by the coding sequence ATGCGATGTGTGACATATACTCTCACACCGACGCGGGGATACTTCGACCGGGGTGCAGAACGCCTCCGTGAGCGCGGCGTGACGTTCGAGTCGATCCTGGACATCGATCGGCTCGAGGACGGAACGATCATCACGCAAAAGGTCGTCCGCGGGGACCGATCGCCCGTTCGAGAGGCGCTCGAGGAGACGGGAGATGCGGTGGTCGACTACCAGCTCACTGACACCGACGGAACGACCATCCTCCAATTACATTATCGTCCGAGCGAGCTCGTCGACGAGTTGCTCGGGATCCACCATCGACACGCGGTATTGCTCGACTATCCGCTCGCGTATATCGGACCGGAAAACCGCAGCCTTCGCGTCGCAGAGATCGGCCGCGAGACGGCGTTACGCCGCGTTCTCGAGGAAACGCGGGCGCTCGTCGACGTCGAAATCGAGCGGCTCGGTAACTACGACCCGTCCGAAGAACGGGCCTTCGCGGATCTGACGGAACGCCAGCGCGAGGTGTTACGCGTCGCAGTCGAGGAAGGGTACTACGAGGAGCCACGACAGGTGACGTACGAGGACATCGCCAGTCAACTCGACTGTTCGACGGGGACCGTCGGTCAACACCTCCGTCGGATCGAGGCTCGGCTCATGTCGACGCTCGTCGCCGGCGACGAGCGGTGTTCGGAGACGGACCGCGATCGAGACCCGGCCCCCAGTCGATCGGTTCGATAA
- a CDS encoding WD40/YVTN/BNR-like repeat-containing protein, which translates to MATVIIALGDCLLVCTGDRPVSDGWTTATRLEETDPVCIAAAPDAPSRYVVGTVDDGLFRSTDGGDTFVRLEAEFAAEERSTTRDDGTEDSAERDRVTAVTISPHDPSVVYAGTEPSRIYRSRDGGDSWTQLEGLVDVPSEDEWYFPPRPDTHHVRWLEVDPFDPERLYVGIEAGAFVYTSDGGETWRERPPGSRRDNHSLATHSERAGRLYAAAGDGYAESDDGGESWRRPQDGLEHAYCWSVVADPGDPERVLVSSASGAYTAHTASRAASYVYRRDGADSWERLEDRGLPTGEGVVRTVFATTGEPGVVYAVNNRGCFGTRDFGDSWVRVGIDWGEGLETRTPRGLVASSAVLDE; encoded by the coding sequence ATGGCGACGGTGATCATCGCACTCGGCGACTGCCTGCTCGTCTGCACGGGCGACAGGCCCGTGTCCGACGGGTGGACGACTGCGACACGACTCGAGGAGACGGATCCCGTCTGCATCGCAGCAGCCCCAGACGCGCCGTCTCGGTACGTCGTCGGAACCGTCGACGACGGCCTGTTCCGGAGCACCGACGGCGGCGACACGTTCGTCCGACTCGAAGCTGAGTTCGCGGCCGAGGAACGGTCGACGACGCGAGACGACGGGACCGAAGACTCCGCTGAGCGCGATCGCGTGACGGCTGTCACGATCAGCCCGCACGATCCGTCGGTCGTCTACGCCGGCACCGAACCCAGCCGAATCTACCGCTCGCGCGACGGCGGCGACTCCTGGACCCAGCTCGAGGGACTGGTCGACGTACCCTCCGAAGACGAGTGGTACTTCCCGCCGCGTCCGGACACCCACCACGTTCGGTGGCTCGAAGTCGATCCGTTCGATCCCGAGCGGCTCTACGTCGGGATCGAGGCGGGCGCGTTCGTGTACACCTCCGACGGTGGCGAAACCTGGCGCGAGCGGCCGCCGGGATCGCGCCGGGACAACCACAGTCTGGCGACGCACTCGGAGCGAGCGGGTCGACTCTACGCCGCGGCCGGCGACGGCTACGCCGAGAGCGACGACGGCGGCGAATCGTGGCGGCGACCGCAGGACGGCCTCGAGCACGCGTACTGCTGGAGCGTCGTCGCAGATCCCGGCGACCCGGAGCGGGTGCTCGTCTCGAGTGCGAGCGGCGCATATACGGCTCACACCGCGAGCCGCGCGGCGTCGTACGTCTACCGCCGCGACGGGGCCGACTCGTGGGAACGGCTCGAGGATCGCGGGTTGCCGACCGGCGAGGGCGTCGTCAGAACGGTGTTCGCGACCACGGGGGAGCCGGGTGTCGTCTACGCGGTGAACAATCGCGGGTGCTTCGGAACCCGGGACTTCGGCGACTCGTGGGTGCGGGTGGGGATCGACTGGGGCGAGGGACTCGAGACGCGGACGCCGCGGGGACTGGTCGCGTCGTCCGCCGTTCTCGATGAGTAG
- a CDS encoding type IV pilin translates to MKMESKIAAKRESDSSNDRAVSPVIGVILMVAITVILAAVIAAFVLDLGQSQSASASAGVQFDESGSTVTLTVISEDRVDDGNVYDISAQNADASSCSGISSVGQSCDVTSWSDDSSITVTATYQGEDTVVATYE, encoded by the coding sequence ATGAAAATGGAATCTAAAATTGCAGCAAAACGCGAATCGGATAGTTCTAACGACAGAGCAGTGTCACCCGTTATTGGAGTGATCCTGATGGTTGCGATCACTGTCATTCTCGCGGCTGTGATCGCTGCGTTCGTGCTTGATCTTGGCCAAAGTCAGAGTGCAAGTGCTTCAGCCGGTGTACAATTCGATGAAAGTGGTAGCACTGTCACACTTACCGTGATTTCAGAAGATCGCGTTGATGATGGCAATGTGTATGATATCAGCGCACAGAATGCCGACGCCAGTAGTTGTAGTGGTATCAGCAGCGTTGGGCAATCGTGTGATGTGACCAGTTGGAGTGACGACTCCTCAATAACGGTCACTGCAACCTACCAAGGCGAAGACACCGTTGTCGCAACCTACGAATAA
- a CDS encoding bifunctional N(6)-L-threonylcarbamoyladenine synthase/serine/threonine protein kinase, with translation MTDTVRILGIEGTAWAASAAVFDAERDDVFIESDAYQPESGGIHPREAAEHMHDAIPRVVERALEHARETHDGPATDPPIDAVAFSRGPGLGPCLRVVGTAARALSQALDVPLVGVNHMVAHLEIGRHSSGFDSPVCLNASGANAHLLAYRNGRYRVLGETMDTGVGNAIDKFTRHVGWSHPGGPKVEAAAEDGEYVDLPYVVKGMDFSFSGIMSAAKQAYDDGVPVEDICYSLQENVFGMLTEVSERALSLTGSDELVLGGGVGQNARLREMLEEMCAQRGAEFHAPEPRFLRDNAGMIAVLGAKMYAAGDTLALEDSRVDPDFRPDQVPVTWRSDEPELAAGRGQGTEAESQVRGAEALVDLEPDAGRVTKRRESKTYRHPELDDRLRRERTTLEARLTSLARREGVPTPVLSDVDPREARLELEYVGDRDLRDGLSVERVRDVGRHLAALHRAGFVHGDPTTRNVRVGRRDAPPNERAADGREGAGDRTYLIDFGLGYHTDHVEDYAMDLHVFDQSLVGTADDPAPLREAVREGYREVGEERVLERLRDVEGRGRYQS, from the coding sequence GTGACTGATACCGTTCGCATCCTCGGAATCGAGGGCACCGCCTGGGCCGCCAGCGCAGCGGTCTTCGACGCCGAGCGCGACGACGTCTTCATCGAAAGCGACGCCTACCAACCCGAGAGCGGCGGCATTCACCCTCGCGAAGCCGCCGAACACATGCACGACGCGATCCCCCGCGTCGTCGAGCGGGCCCTCGAGCACGCCCGCGAGACCCACGACGGCCCGGCGACGGACCCCCCGATAGACGCGGTCGCGTTCTCCCGCGGCCCGGGGCTCGGCCCATGCCTACGCGTCGTGGGCACCGCCGCTCGAGCGCTGAGCCAGGCCCTCGACGTGCCGCTCGTCGGCGTGAATCACATGGTCGCCCACCTCGAAATCGGGCGGCACAGCTCCGGCTTCGACTCGCCGGTCTGTCTGAACGCCAGCGGAGCGAACGCGCACCTGCTGGCCTACCGCAACGGACGCTATCGGGTGCTCGGGGAGACGATGGACACCGGCGTCGGCAACGCGATCGACAAGTTCACCCGTCACGTCGGCTGGTCCCACCCCGGCGGGCCGAAAGTCGAGGCGGCCGCCGAGGACGGCGAGTACGTCGACCTTCCCTACGTCGTCAAGGGGATGGACTTCTCATTTTCGGGAATCATGAGCGCTGCGAAGCAGGCGTACGACGACGGTGTCCCGGTCGAGGACATCTGCTACTCCCTGCAGGAGAACGTCTTCGGCATGTTGACCGAAGTTTCGGAACGCGCCCTGTCGCTGACCGGCAGCGACGAACTCGTCCTCGGCGGCGGCGTCGGACAGAACGCCCGCCTGCGCGAAATGCTCGAGGAAATGTGCGCCCAGCGCGGGGCCGAGTTCCACGCCCCGGAGCCGCGTTTCTTGCGGGACAACGCGGGCATGATCGCCGTGCTCGGTGCGAAGATGTACGCGGCCGGCGACACCCTCGCGCTCGAGGACTCGCGCGTCGATCCCGACTTTCGACCCGACCAGGTTCCCGTCACGTGGCGATCCGATGAACCGGAACTCGCAGCCGGTCGCGGCCAGGGGACCGAGGCGGAGAGTCAGGTTCGCGGTGCCGAAGCGCTGGTCGACCTCGAGCCCGACGCCGGCCGCGTCACGAAGCGCCGCGAGTCGAAAACGTACCGCCATCCCGAACTCGACGACCGACTCCGCCGCGAGCGGACGACCCTCGAGGCCCGGCTGACAAGTCTGGCCCGCCGCGAGGGGGTTCCGACGCCCGTCCTCTCGGACGTCGATCCCCGCGAGGCGCGCCTGGAACTCGAGTACGTCGGCGACCGCGACCTGCGGGACGGGCTGTCGGTCGAGCGAGTCCGCGACGTCGGTCGTCACCTCGCGGCGCTCCACCGGGCCGGGTTCGTCCACGGCGATCCGACGACCCGAAACGTCCGAGTCGGGCGGCGCGACGCGCCGCCGAACGAGCGAGCGGCTGACGGCCGTGAGGGGGCCGGCGATCGAACCTATCTCATCGACTTCGGCCTCGGCTACCACACCGATCACGTCGAGGACTACGCGATGGACCTGCACGTCTTCGATCAGAGCCTCGTCGGCACCGCCGACGACCCCGCCCCGCTTCGCGAGGCGGTCCGGGAGGGATATCGCGAGGTCGGCGAGGAACGCGTCCTCGAGCGACTGCGGGACGTCGAAGGACGCGGCCGGTACCAGTCGTAA